From the genome of Flavobacterium luteolum, one region includes:
- a CDS encoding PAS domain-containing sensor histidine kinase, translating to MVFDLYGNDDCLEVNNFYKKLLAEMPDLLFQFVIDADNNYTFPLVSKSADEIFELSAADFNNDMKFIVYDRILPQDREFFFQSLVKARKEIKPWEIEFRATLPKKGIRWFRVSSKTESSANGSVIFYGHVSDITELKDKEEKLRISEERFQFALDASTAGIWDWDMVTNSVFYSSLSLKILELESADIFDDPERWDKIVHPDDLPKYYSDIHDHFDNKIPFYENYHRVMTSSGNYKWILDRGKVIARDENGKPLRVIGTHTDVSAQKEKELELMKTMKLYSDQNSRLLNFSHIVSHNLNTQAGNIKSILDLIDADVSKQTVAEMLEYLRAVSNDLNDTISNLTQIVKTQSNINIAVVPLKLCEYIEKTISTIKGYDKQRKVTIINNVPKYLTINFNPAYMESVLLNFTTNAIKYAHPNRDPEITFDFAIEPEGFKSLKITDNGLGIDLKVYGDLLFGMYKTFHKHEEARGIGLYITRNQIEAMKGTVEVESEVGVGTSFKIIFNDM from the coding sequence ATGGTTTTTGATTTATATGGAAATGACGATTGCTTAGAGGTAAATAATTTTTATAAAAAATTGTTGGCCGAGATGCCCGACCTGCTTTTTCAGTTTGTTATTGATGCGGATAATAATTACACATTTCCCCTTGTAAGTAAATCGGCAGATGAAATATTTGAACTTTCTGCGGCAGATTTTAATAACGATATGAAGTTTATAGTTTACGATCGAATTTTACCTCAGGATCGTGAATTTTTTTTTCAATCTTTGGTCAAAGCTAGAAAAGAAATAAAACCTTGGGAAATAGAGTTTAGAGCGACTCTTCCTAAAAAAGGAATTCGCTGGTTTAGGGTTTCTTCAAAAACAGAATCTTCGGCAAATGGAAGTGTGATTTTTTACGGACATGTTTCAGATATTACCGAATTGAAAGATAAGGAAGAAAAGCTTCGAATTTCTGAAGAGCGTTTTCAATTTGCTCTCGATGCCTCTACCGCTGGAATCTGGGATTGGGATATGGTTACAAATAGCGTTTTTTATTCTTCTTTGTCTCTTAAAATCTTGGAGCTAGAATCTGCTGATATTTTTGACGATCCTGAGCGATGGGATAAAATTGTGCATCCAGATGATCTCCCAAAATATTATTCAGATATTCATGATCATTTTGATAATAAGATTCCGTTTTACGAAAATTATCATCGTGTAATGACTTCTAGTGGTAATTATAAATGGATTTTGGACCGTGGAAAAGTGATTGCACGTGACGAAAATGGAAAACCTTTACGTGTAATTGGAACGCATACAGATGTTTCGGCTCAAAAGGAAAAAGAACTTGAGCTTATGAAAACTATGAAACTGTATAGCGATCAGAATAGCCGTTTGTTGAATTTCTCACATATTGTTTCTCACAATTTAAATACACAGGCAGGAAATATAAAATCGATTTTAGATCTTATTGATGCCGATGTTAGTAAACAGACTGTAGCAGAAATGCTGGAATATTTGCGAGCCGTTTCTAACGATTTGAATGACACTATTTCAAATCTTACCCAAATTGTTAAAACGCAGAGCAATATTAATATTGCTGTGGTTCCGTTAAAACTATGCGAGTATATCGAAAAAACTATTTCGACGATCAAAGGCTACGATAAACAGCGTAAAGTGACAATTATAAACAATGTTCCTAAGTATTTAACGATTAATTTTAATCCGGCTTATATGGAGAGCGTTTTGTTGAATTTTACCACAAATGCAATCAAATATGCACATCCAAATCGTGATCCTGAAATTACTTTTGATTTTGCAATCGAGCCAGAAGGTTTTAAGTCACTTAAGATTACAGATAATGGACTTGGAATCGATTTAAAAGTCTATGGTGATTTGTTGTTCGGTATGTATAAAACTTTTCATAAACATGAAGAAGCACGTGGAATAGGTTTGTATATCACCAGAAATCAAATTGAAGCGATGAAAGGAACTGTTGAAGTAGAAAGTGAAGTAGGAGTAGGAACGAGCTTTAAAATCATTTTTAATGATATGTAG
- the xerD gene encoding site-specific tyrosine recombinase XerD: MNWSRYIKDYQSYLRIERGLSKNTIENYSFDIERLCLFLETNQIDVSPIKISDETLQQFIYTVAKEVNPRSQARIISGLKSFFNYLVFEDYRNDNPLELIEAPKTGRKLPDTLSLPEIDTLIETIDLSTNEGERNRAMLETLYGCGLRVSELISLKISDLYFDEGFIKITGKGNKERFVPIGPLTQKYIDLYRNAVRCNLNIKKGAEDTLFLNRRGGQLTRAMIFTIIKDLAQKVGLKKSISPHTLRHSFATHLLENGADLRSIQLMLGHESITTTEIYVHLDRSFLKEVMYSFHPRK, encoded by the coding sequence ATGAATTGGAGCAGATATATAAAAGATTATCAGTCGTATTTGAGGATTGAGAGAGGTTTGTCTAAAAATACGATCGAAAACTATAGCTTTGATATTGAACGTTTATGTCTGTTTTTAGAAACCAATCAGATTGATGTTTCTCCAATAAAAATTTCCGACGAAACTTTACAGCAATTTATTTATACGGTAGCCAAAGAAGTTAATCCAAGATCGCAGGCAAGGATTATTTCTGGACTCAAAAGTTTCTTTAATTATTTGGTTTTTGAAGATTATCGAAATGATAATCCTTTAGAATTAATTGAAGCTCCAAAAACGGGTCGCAAATTACCCGATACTTTATCGCTTCCGGAAATCGATACTTTAATTGAAACAATCGATTTAAGTACCAATGAAGGAGAGCGTAACCGTGCAATGCTAGAAACGCTTTATGGTTGCGGACTTCGTGTTTCTGAACTGATTTCACTCAAAATTTCGGATCTTTACTTTGATGAAGGTTTTATTAAAATTACAGGTAAGGGAAATAAAGAGCGTTTTGTTCCAATTGGACCTTTAACTCAGAAATATATTGATTTGTATAGAAATGCTGTCCGCTGTAATCTTAATATTAAAAAAGGAGCCGAAGATACCTTATTTCTAAATAGAAGAGGAGGTCAATTGACTCGAGCTATGATATTTACGATTATTAAAGATCTAGCTCAGAAAGTGGGTTTAAAAAAAAGTATCAGTCCGCATACACTGCGTCATTCTTTTGCAACACATTTACTGGAAAATGGTGCCGATTTAAGGTCAATTCAGTTGATGCTTGGTCACGAATCAATTACAACAACTGAAATTTATGTGCATCTGGATCGCAGTTTTTTGAAAGAAGTAATGTATAGTTTTCATCCAAGAAAATAA
- a CDS encoding porin family protein — MKKIILSAIAIMAFAFSNAQETRFGIKGGLNISSIVGGDVRDANSLVGFHIGGLAEIHVVEKFYIQPELLFSTQGAKFDGPFGTNEDVKLNYLNVPVLAKYYIVDKKFSVEAGPQLGFLLSAKSDSFDIKDDTKSVDFGFNFGAGYSFTDNFSVGLRYTVGLSPIWDDNIDDSEDLYDSAKNGNFQISLAYKF; from the coding sequence ATGAAAAAAATTATTTTATCTGCCATTGCAATTATGGCTTTTGCATTCTCAAATGCTCAGGAAACAAGATTTGGAATAAAAGGAGGTCTTAATATTTCAAGTATTGTTGGTGGTGATGTGAGAGATGCTAATTCATTAGTAGGATTTCATATTGGTGGTTTAGCTGAAATCCACGTCGTAGAAAAGTTTTATATTCAACCAGAACTTTTATTCTCTACTCAAGGAGCTAAATTTGATGGACCTTTTGGAACTAATGAGGATGTAAAATTAAACTATTTAAATGTTCCAGTTTTGGCGAAGTATTATATTGTTGACAAAAAATTTAGCGTAGAAGCGGGTCCACAACTTGGTTTTTTGCTATCAGCTAAATCTGATAGTTTTGATATTAAAGACGATACGAAATCGGTGGATTTTGGATTTAATTTCGGAGCAGGTTATAGTTTTACTGATAATTTTTCAGTTGGTCTTCGTTATACTGTGGGATTATCTCCTATTTGGGATGACAACATTGATGATTCAGAAGATTTGTATGATAGTGCGAAAAATGGTAATTTCCAGATTTCTTTGGCTTACAAATTCTAA
- a CDS encoding outer membrane beta-barrel protein, with the protein MKKIVLAAIAVMGFSFANAQTEGFSKGDVFVSGAFNVGSTKEGDAKQNNFTIVPSVGYFVTENIAIGGKLGFGSTKIGDDKTNDFTVGAFGRYYFTPVSQFSVYGQAGLDFTNSKNGDYKANEVGANIGLGLSYFLSKHFAIEATWLGLGYSVNNNGGHGADKTNTFGFGTDLRDVAFGVIYKF; encoded by the coding sequence ATGAAAAAAATTGTTTTGGCTGCTATTGCAGTAATGGGGTTTAGTTTTGCAAACGCACAAACAGAAGGATTTTCTAAAGGTGATGTATTTGTTTCTGGGGCTTTCAATGTAGGTTCAACTAAAGAAGGAGATGCTAAACAAAACAACTTTACTATTGTTCCTAGTGTAGGTTATTTTGTAACGGAAAATATTGCTATTGGAGGTAAATTAGGTTTTGGATCGACAAAAATCGGTGATGACAAAACTAATGATTTTACAGTTGGGGCATTTGGTAGATATTATTTTACTCCAGTTTCTCAATTTTCTGTTTATGGTCAGGCTGGTCTTGATTTTACAAACTCAAAAAACGGTGATTATAAAGCGAACGAAGTTGGTGCGAATATTGGTTTAGGTTTAAGCTATTTCTTGTCTAAACATTTTGCGATTGAAGCTACTTGGCTTGGTTTAGGATACAGCGTAAACAACAATGGCGGACATGGTGCTGACAAAACTAACACTTTTGGTTTTGGAACTGATTTAAGAGATGTAGCATTTGGTGTAATTTACAAATTCTAA
- a CDS encoding porin family protein, giving the protein MKKILLAAVLFIATSAAVQAQLLKLGVKAGVNFASQPGDATLNGVAFDKDGITSFHAGVVAEVKLLEKFAIQPELLYSTQGATYKFSDAQKDFENKLAYLSIPVMAKIYMTKSLSLEVGPQASFLLSQKNDVRFDDANTFDFALNAGLGLKITESIFVQGRYSLGLTDASSNADIRNSVVQLSAGFMF; this is encoded by the coding sequence ATGAAGAAAATACTTTTAGCAGCTGTTTTGTTTATTGCAACATCAGCGGCAGTACAAGCACAATTATTGAAATTAGGGGTAAAAGCCGGAGTTAACTTTGCAAGCCAGCCTGGTGATGCAACATTAAATGGTGTAGCGTTTGATAAAGATGGAATCACAAGCTTTCATGCTGGTGTAGTAGCTGAAGTAAAATTATTAGAAAAATTCGCAATTCAGCCAGAGCTTTTGTATTCTACTCAAGGAGCAACTTATAAATTTTCTGATGCTCAAAAAGATTTCGAAAATAAATTAGCGTATTTATCGATTCCTGTAATGGCAAAAATCTACATGACTAAATCATTAAGCTTAGAGGTTGGTCCACAAGCCTCATTTTTATTAAGTCAAAAAAATGATGTAAGATTTGACGATGCAAATACATTTGATTTTGCTCTTAATGCTGGTTTAGGTTTAAAAATTACAGAAAGCATTTTTGTTCAAGGGCGTTACAGTCTAGGATTAACAGACGCTTCTTCAAATGCAGACATTAGAAACTCAGTAGTTCAGCTTTCAGCTGGATTCATGTTCTAA
- the aroQ gene encoding type II 3-dehydroquinate dehydratase, with protein MKICIINGPNLNLLGKREPEVYGSQTFEDYFETLKQKFPNIELSYYQSNIEGELIGKIQECGFTFDGIILNAGAYTHTSIGLGDAMKAVTTPVIEVHISNTYARESFRHQSYLSGNAKGVILGFGLKSYELAIQSFL; from the coding sequence ATGAAAATCTGCATTATCAACGGACCAAATTTGAATCTTTTAGGAAAACGCGAACCAGAAGTTTACGGAAGCCAGACTTTTGAAGATTATTTTGAAACGTTGAAACAAAAATTCCCAAACATCGAACTTTCTTATTACCAAAGCAATATTGAAGGCGAACTGATTGGTAAAATTCAAGAATGCGGTTTTACTTTCGACGGAATTATTCTGAATGCTGGCGCTTACACACACACCTCAATAGGTTTGGGCGATGCTATGAAAGCTGTTACAACTCCCGTAATTGAAGTGCACATTTCAAATACTTACGCGCGCGAAAGTTTTAGACATCAATCCTATTTATCTGGAAATGCTAAAGGCGTTATTTTAGGTTTCGGTCTAAAAAGTTATGAATTGGCTATACAATCCTTTTTATAG
- a CDS encoding DUF5686 and carboxypeptidase regulatory-like domain-containing protein, with product MRNYTLFAFLFFSLSNFAQIRGTVTDDKGNPLPFVSVFEENTYSGTTTNEQGKYQLNVKEVGRNKITFQYLGYKTQKITVLAATKIVNLDVKLQEESFALNEVIIDPKNNPANDIIKSAIAHKKENLGKTGRYTADFYSKGMFKVKDLPKKILGKKVELGNDMGANLDSTGTGILYLSETVSKVALEKPDKLKEKIIASKISGNNRGYSYNTAALSNYDFYDNTLDFDVKLISPIADNAFNYYKYKLESTFYDDNNQQINKIKVIPRRDKEPVFEGYIYIVDDSFAIYAVDLDIKGYRMKNEFTEVMNLKQSFRFITKNKIWSKNAQTLSFNAGIFGIKFSGNFNYVYSNYEFPDAFDKKTFGNELVAFELNANKKDDAFWNEIRPIPLTIEESNDYAKKDSLQTIRKSKKYTDSIDAKNNKFKVWDILMGYDYKNTFKKYSFDYKGLLNVASLSFNTVQGFNLDSGFSFRKWDEEKGTNTSISTTFNYGFSDERFRVIGEFSHRFNTINYATVWGSGGTKTAQFNSAEPISKLINSVSSLFFKDNYMKLYNLEFVEINYGQDIANGMNLTGKIGYEQRKPLFNTTDYSFFKKDDVYSSNNPLAPDDFTTPAFNQHHLFKALITTRINFGNKYISRPDGRFNFKNDKYPTVYLAFEKTFAASEKKYEYERIGASVQYDLSLGNKGLLGTNFRGGKFFNAENISFIDYRHFNGNQTHIGTSERYLNVFNMMPYYSNSTNDSYFEMHTEYNDTGFIMNKIPLLNLLKSTMNIGFHSLAIPDRKPYSEFTIGLDNLGFGKFKLFRVDYVHSYQGGIQQNGVVFGLKILNALD from the coding sequence ATGAGAAACTATACTTTATTTGCCTTTCTATTTTTTTCGCTTTCCAATTTTGCTCAAATAAGAGGAACTGTAACAGATGATAAGGGAAATCCGCTTCCATTTGTGTCCGTTTTTGAAGAAAACACCTATTCTGGAACTACCACAAACGAACAGGGAAAATATCAGCTGAATGTAAAAGAAGTTGGAAGAAACAAAATCACTTTTCAATATTTAGGCTATAAAACTCAAAAAATAACCGTCTTAGCAGCAACGAAAATTGTCAATTTAGATGTTAAACTCCAGGAAGAAAGTTTCGCATTAAATGAAGTTATAATTGATCCTAAAAACAATCCCGCAAACGACATCATAAAAAGTGCTATTGCGCATAAGAAAGAAAATCTAGGTAAAACAGGACGTTATACAGCCGATTTTTATTCAAAAGGAATGTTTAAAGTAAAAGATCTTCCAAAAAAAATCCTCGGTAAAAAAGTAGAACTTGGTAATGATATGGGCGCAAATTTAGATTCTACAGGAACGGGTATTTTATATTTGTCTGAAACTGTTTCAAAAGTTGCTCTTGAAAAACCAGACAAACTAAAAGAAAAAATTATTGCTTCAAAAATTTCTGGCAACAATCGAGGCTACAGCTATAACACGGCTGCCCTATCTAATTATGACTTCTACGACAACACTTTAGATTTTGATGTAAAACTCATCTCTCCTATTGCCGACAATGCTTTCAATTATTACAAATACAAACTGGAAAGCACTTTTTATGATGACAATAACCAGCAGATTAATAAAATAAAAGTTATTCCGAGACGAGATAAAGAACCTGTTTTTGAAGGCTATATTTATATTGTAGACGACAGTTTTGCTATTTATGCCGTTGATTTAGATATCAAAGGGTATCGAATGAAAAATGAATTTACAGAAGTAATGAATCTAAAACAGAGTTTTAGATTCATTACTAAAAATAAAATCTGGTCTAAAAATGCACAGACTCTGTCTTTTAATGCCGGTATTTTTGGAATAAAGTTTTCTGGAAATTTCAATTATGTTTATTCTAATTATGAATTTCCTGATGCTTTCGACAAGAAAACTTTCGGAAATGAACTTGTAGCTTTTGAACTTAATGCCAACAAAAAAGATGATGCTTTCTGGAATGAAATCCGTCCCATTCCGTTAACAATTGAAGAAAGTAATGATTATGCTAAAAAAGACAGTTTGCAAACCATTAGAAAATCAAAAAAATATACCGATTCTATTGATGCCAAAAACAATAAGTTTAAGGTTTGGGATATTTTAATGGGTTACGATTATAAAAATACTTTTAAGAAATATTCTTTTGATTATAAAGGTTTATTGAATGTTGCTTCTTTAAGTTTTAATACTGTGCAAGGTTTTAATTTGGATTCGGGTTTCTCTTTCAGAAAATGGGATGAAGAAAAAGGAACAAACACTTCTATAAGCACAACTTTTAACTATGGTTTTTCAGACGAACGCTTTCGCGTAATTGGCGAATTCAGCCATCGATTCAATACTATAAATTATGCGACAGTTTGGGGTTCGGGAGGAACAAAAACGGCTCAGTTTAATAGTGCCGAACCTATTTCTAAACTGATCAACTCTGTAAGCTCCTTATTTTTTAAAGACAATTATATGAAGTTGTACAACTTGGAATTTGTTGAAATCAATTATGGGCAAGATATTGCAAATGGAATGAATCTTACGGGAAAAATTGGCTACGAACAACGAAAACCACTTTTCAACACAACTGATTATTCTTTCTTTAAAAAAGATGATGTTTATTCCTCTAATAATCCCTTGGCTCCAGACGATTTTACAACACCTGCTTTTAATCAGCATCATTTGTTTAAAGCTCTTATAACAACTAGAATCAATTTTGGCAACAAATACATTTCTAGACCTGACGGAAGATTTAATTTCAAAAACGATAAATACCCGACGGTTTACCTAGCTTTTGAAAAAACATTCGCAGCGAGCGAAAAAAAGTATGAATATGAAAGAATTGGAGCTTCTGTTCAATATGATTTATCACTTGGAAACAAAGGTCTTTTAGGAACCAATTTTAGAGGTGGAAAATTCTTTAACGCCGAAAACATTTCCTTTATAGATTACAGACATTTTAACGGAAACCAAACTCATATTGGAACAAGTGAACGTTATTTGAATGTTTTCAACATGATGCCGTATTATTCTAACAGCACAAACGATAGCTACTTTGAAATGCATACAGAATACAATGACACAGGTTTTATCATGAATAAAATTCCGTTACTAAATCTTTTAAAGTCAACTATGAATATTGGCTTTCATTCCCTTGCGATTCCAGATCGAAAACCATACTCTGAATTCACTATTGGTTTAGATAATTTAGGTTTTGGTAAATTCAAATTATTCCGAGTGGATTATGTGCATTCTTACCAAGGCGGCATCCAACAAAATGGTGTTGTATTTGGATTGAAGATTTTGAATGCGTTGGATTAA
- a CDS encoding cation diffusion facilitator family transporter — translation MTNEQKAVKATIFSIIGNTCLALIKGLAGFFGNSYALIADAIESTTDIFASFLVLFGIKYSNKPADENHPYGHGRAEPLITFLVVGFLITSATIIGYESIANIGTSHDLPKSWTLYVLGAIIIWKEYSFRLVMKRSRQTNSSSLAADAWHHRSDAITSVAAFIGISIALVMGKGYESADDWAALFAAFFILYNSYKIFRPALGEIMDENLNDDLVEEIRIVALTVPGILGTEKCYIRKAGMRYHVDLHAIVSAKISVKEGHDLSHKLQDKLKEQIPQLGNVLIHIEPDDYH, via the coding sequence ATGACAAACGAACAAAAAGCTGTAAAAGCTACTATTTTTAGTATAATAGGAAATACCTGCCTGGCCCTTATAAAAGGTCTCGCAGGTTTTTTTGGCAATTCTTATGCCTTAATTGCTGACGCAATTGAATCAACGACGGATATATTTGCGTCATTTTTGGTACTGTTTGGAATTAAATATTCGAATAAACCGGCAGATGAAAATCATCCTTACGGTCACGGCCGTGCAGAACCTCTAATTACCTTTTTGGTTGTTGGGTTCTTAATTACTTCGGCAACAATTATTGGTTATGAAAGTATCGCCAATATTGGAACTTCACACGATTTACCTAAATCTTGGACTTTGTATGTTTTAGGTGCAATTATTATCTGGAAAGAATATTCTTTTCGCTTGGTAATGAAACGTAGCCGACAAACCAATAGTTCTTCTTTGGCAGCCGATGCATGGCACCATAGAAGCGATGCTATAACTTCTGTAGCAGCTTTTATCGGAATTTCCATTGCTTTGGTCATGGGGAAAGGCTACGAATCTGCTGATGACTGGGCAGCACTATTTGCGGCTTTTTTCATTTTATATAACAGCTACAAAATTTTCAGACCTGCACTTGGCGAAATCATGGATGAAAACCTAAACGATGATTTAGTAGAAGAAATCCGAATCGTTGCTTTGACAGTTCCAGGAATTCTTGGAACAGAAAAATGCTATATCCGAAAAGCAGGAATGCGTTATCATGTTGATCTTCACGCCATAGTTTCGGCTAAAATTTCTGTAAAAGAAGGTCATGATTTATCTCATAAACTGCAAGATAAATTGAAAGAACAAATTCCACAGTTAGGAAATGTTTTGATTCATATAGAGCCAGATGATTATCATTGA
- the murA gene encoding UDP-N-acetylglucosamine 1-carboxyvinyltransferase: MGIFKIEGGTPLKGEITPQGAKNEALQILCAVLLTGEKVKINNIPDIIDINKLITLLGNLGVKIQRNEPGSITFQADEVNVGYLETEAFKKEGGALRGSIMIVGPLLARFGKGYIPKPGGDKIGRRRLDTHFEGFINLGAKFRYNREDHFYGVETPKEGLKGTDMLLDEASVTGTANIVMAAVLAKGTTTVYNAACEPYLQQLCKMLNSMGAKITGVGSNLLTIEGVESLGGCEHRILPDMIEIGSWIGLAAMTKSEITIKNVSWENLGLIPNTFRKLGITVEKRNDDIYIPAHKDGYEVKTDIDGSILTIADAPWPGFTPDLLSIVLVVATQAKGDVLIHQKMFESRLFFVDKLIDMGAKIMLCDPHRAVVMGHNFESQLKATTMSSPDIRAGISLLIAALSAKGTSTIQNIEQIDRGYERIDERLRAIGAKIVRA, encoded by the coding sequence ATGGGAATTTTTAAAATCGAAGGAGGAACTCCTTTAAAAGGAGAAATCACTCCACAAGGAGCAAAGAATGAGGCATTACAAATTTTATGTGCCGTGCTTCTAACAGGAGAGAAAGTAAAAATTAATAACATTCCTGATATTATAGACATCAATAAATTAATCACTTTGTTGGGGAATTTAGGGGTGAAAATTCAACGTAACGAACCAGGTTCAATTACTTTTCAAGCAGATGAAGTTAATGTTGGATATTTAGAAACTGAAGCTTTCAAGAAAGAAGGAGGAGCGCTTCGTGGTTCGATTATGATTGTTGGTCCGCTTTTGGCTCGTTTTGGAAAAGGATATATTCCAAAACCTGGAGGAGATAAAATTGGACGTCGTAGATTAGATACTCACTTTGAAGGTTTTATTAACCTTGGTGCAAAATTTAGATACAACAGAGAAGATCACTTTTATGGAGTAGAAACTCCTAAGGAAGGTCTTAAAGGGACAGATATGCTTTTGGATGAAGCGTCTGTAACTGGAACTGCAAATATTGTGATGGCTGCTGTTTTAGCAAAAGGAACAACTACAGTTTACAACGCAGCTTGCGAGCCATACTTACAGCAGTTATGTAAAATGCTGAACTCGATGGGAGCTAAAATCACAGGAGTTGGGTCTAACTTATTGACTATCGAAGGTGTTGAAAGTCTTGGAGGTTGTGAGCACAGAATTCTTCCTGATATGATCGAAATTGGTTCTTGGATTGGTCTTGCGGCTATGACAAAAAGCGAAATTACAATCAAAAACGTAAGCTGGGAAAACTTAGGTTTGATTCCGAATACGTTTAGAAAGCTAGGAATTACAGTTGAAAAACGTAATGATGATATTTATATTCCTGCTCACAAAGACGGGTATGAAGTAAAAACTGATATCGACGGTTCTATTTTAACAATTGCTGATGCTCCATGGCCTGGATTTACGCCTGATTTGTTAAGTATTGTTTTGGTTGTAGCAACTCAAGCTAAAGGAGATGTTTTAATTCACCAAAAAATGTTCGAAAGCCGTTTATTCTTCGTGGATAAATTAATAGACATGGGCGCGAAAATTATGTTATGTGATCCGCACAGAGCCGTGGTTATGGGACATAATTTTGAATCTCAATTAAAAGCAACAACAATGTCTTCTCCTGATATTCGTGCGGGAATCTCATTATTAATTGCTGCGCTTTCTGCAAAAGGAACAAGTACAATTCAAAATATCGAGCAAATCGATCGTGGATACGAGCGTATAGATGAGCGTTTAAGAGCAATCGGCGCAAAAATCGTGAGAGCTTAA
- a CDS encoding DUF4290 domain-containing protein — translation MIEKYKREAASDVVYNLEYNSERQRLIIPEYGRHLQKLIDQATAIEDDETRNKAAKYIIQVMGSLNPHLRDVPDFQHKLWDQLFIMSDFKLNVESPYPIPSREVLELKPDVLQYPQNFPKYRFYGNNIKYMIDVANKWEEGEMKNALVMVIANHMKKSFLSWNKDTVKDDVIFEHLYELSVGKINLLHSTEELLNTTDLMRTNKRMSNKTASGAQPKIQNNKNNNNKGGQKKTFQKNNNQK, via the coding sequence ATGATCGAAAAATATAAAAGAGAAGCAGCAAGCGACGTTGTGTATAATTTAGAATACAATTCTGAAAGACAACGTTTGATTATCCCAGAATATGGTCGCCATTTACAAAAACTGATTGATCAGGCAACTGCAATCGAAGATGATGAAACGCGCAATAAAGCCGCAAAATATATCATTCAGGTTATGGGAAGTCTGAATCCGCATTTGCGTGACGTGCCAGATTTTCAGCATAAACTTTGGGATCAGCTTTTTATTATGTCTGATTTTAAATTGAATGTAGAATCTCCGTATCCAATTCCGTCAAGAGAAGTTTTGGAGTTAAAACCAGATGTTTTACAGTATCCACAGAACTTTCCAAAGTATAGATTTTATGGTAACAATATCAAATATATGATTGATGTTGCCAATAAATGGGAAGAAGGCGAAATGAAAAATGCATTGGTAATGGTAATTGCCAACCACATGAAAAAATCTTTCTTAAGCTGGAACAAAGACACCGTAAAAGATGATGTGATTTTTGAACATTTATATGAATTATCTGTAGGTAAAATCAATTTATTACACAGCACAGAAGAGCTTTTAAATACAACAGACTTAATGCGTACAAACAAACGCATGTCTAATAAAACAGCTTCTGGTGCACAGCCAAAAATTCAGAACAACAAAAATAACAACAACAAAGGCGGTCAAAAAAAGACATTTCAAAAAAATAATAATCAAAAGTAA
- a CDS encoding DUF493 family protein: protein MENDKEKNTAEFYERLKVELDNANTWPAEYLYKFIVPSVADNVERVEKAFDRMGAVIKTTKSKTGKFTSVSVDVTMHSSDDVISKYKEVSTIEGIVSL from the coding sequence ATGGAGAACGATAAAGAAAAAAATACCGCCGAATTTTACGAAAGATTAAAAGTAGAGCTAGATAACGCAAATACTTGGCCAGCAGAATATTTATACAAATTTATTGTGCCTTCTGTAGCAGACAATGTAGAACGTGTCGAAAAAGCTTTTGATCGAATGGGTGCGGTAATTAAAACAACAAAATCTAAAACAGGTAAATTTACCAGTGTTTCTGTAGACGTTACGATGCACAGCTCAGACGATGTGATTAGTAAATACAAAGAAGTTTCTACAATTGAAGGTATAGTTTCATTATAA